The following are from one region of the Rhipicephalus microplus isolate Deutch F79 chromosome 1, USDA_Rmic, whole genome shotgun sequence genome:
- the LOC142804399 gene encoding uncharacterized protein LOC142804399 isoform X1 — protein MPTASSKKVPKSPDSRSHEAVIEQSNFQRLWSRFLERKKNSLKQPGIPNQQPQKKGVSQNGSVHVCSCKPSQSRTHATRLSATPSSSPQMRRTDRLVSTTSLRSSGTTPDSSPRMLRKNAPSYSRTITKTLPQLPHSGRCRSFGMGPFTTVYRNRFGTFTRITSSPPTRPRLLVSSSPILLRGTATRSTFTKGRTNTRNPPNPMRLYHIACATASSAAKQRPPVRPRLPPPPVPPLPPPPPPLRPRPTFASPTQSSVAKQVVPVNKYASHSAASTRAGSPVQHQTYGSGRLSSSNRQSCRASSLSLTSLSSKARHLPRSPAPSPTPVKRSETFTRKSAGPAAAASSADLATSAEAERQVPTTTRTKLTRSRTFSKEDRVEIVKRDSSPRVFKPKSPSPAQSPERTTSKTPPVTTKLVPPATSQAEAAASISRSPPSVGATQMAIKSRGSKTSSRVMASTGTSSERLVSLTQPRDGNNDDEECEINGAPIADGDLRVVVVANGSLRRSSKPTPTKVTSDRGTETVQDSTASSKTSRSIMVQTTDI, from the coding sequence GCATCCCCAATCAGCAGCCGCAGAAGAAGGGAGTGTCACAAAATGGTTCGGTTCACGTCTGCTCTTGCAAACCTTCGCAGTCAAGAACCCATGCGACCAGGCTGAGCGCAACTCCGTCTAGCAGTCCGCAAATGCGGCGTACCGACCGACTTGTCTCCACCACATCTCTGAGGTCATCGGGCACAACTCCCGACAGCTCACCAAGGATGCTTCGAAAGAACGCGCCTTCTTACAGCCGAACGATCACGAAGACACTACCACAGCTACCACACTCGGGACGTTGTCGAAGCTTTGGCATGGGGCCCTTCACCACAGTGTACCGCAACCGCTTCGGTACGTTCACACGCATCACCAGCAGTCCACCAACGCGGCCGAGACTGTTGGTGTCCAGCAGTCCTATACTGCTTCGAGGTACCGCCACCAGGAGCACGTTTACCAAAGGACGCACAAACACGCGGAATCCACCGAATCCGATGAGGCTGTACCACATCGCCTGTGCCACGGCAAGCTCTGCAGCCAAGCAACGACCGCCAGTGAGACCTCGCTTACCGCCTCCTCCTGTGCCTcctctaccaccaccacctcctccgCTCCGGCCGAGACCAACTTTCGCAAGTCCAACGCAGAGTTCCGTGGCCAAACAGGTCGTGCCGGTCAACAAGTACGCATCGCATTCGGCAGCGTCCACCAGGGCTGGAAGCCCTGTGCAGCATCAAACGTACGGCTCCGGGAGGCTGTCCTCCTCGAACCGCCAGTCTTGCAGAGCCAGCAGCCTGTCTCTGACATCCCTGTCGTCAAAAGCGAGGCACCTACCAAGGAGTCCCGCGCCTTCTCCGACTCCGGTCAAGAGGAGTGAAACATTCACCAGAAAGAGTGCCGGCCCAGCCGCAGCTGCCAGTTCTGCTGACCTTGCCACTTCAGCCGAGGCAGAGCGACAAGTGCCTACAACTACCAGGACGAAGTTGACCAGGAGTCGCACTTTCTCCAAGGAAGACCGAGTGGAGATCGTTAAGAGAGACTCTTCTCCCAGAGTGTTCAAACCGAAGTCGCCGTCTCCAGCCCAATCTCCAGAGAGGACAACATCTAAGACGCCTCCGGTTACTACCAAACTAGTGCCACCAGCTACATCACAAGCAGAAGCTGCAGCGTCCATCTCCCGATCACCACCCAGCGTTGGCGCCACGCAGATGGCGATCAAGAGCAGAGGCTCAAAGACGTCATCGAGAGTGATGGCATCGACAGGGACATCCTCAGAGCGGTTGGTGTCGCTGACACAACCACGAGACGGCAACAACGATGACGAAGAATGCGAGATTAACGGCGCACCCATTGCCGATGGTGATTTGCGAGTCGTTGTCGTTGCTAACGGATCTCTTCGCAGGTCAAGCAAACCGACACCTACTAAAGTTACATCAGACAGAGGTACCGAAACTGTCCAGGATAGTACAGCCAGCTCAAAGACCTCCAGAAGCATCATGGTTCAGACTACCGACATTTAG
- the LOC142804399 gene encoding uncharacterized protein LOC142804399 isoform X2 — protein MKAAASFMRTKTAKMLQDFCRHPEGIPNQQPQKKGVSQNGSVHVCSCKPSQSRTHATRLSATPSSSPQMRRTDRLVSTTSLRSSGTTPDSSPRMLRKNAPSYSRTITKTLPQLPHSGRCRSFGMGPFTTVYRNRFGTFTRITSSPPTRPRLLVSSSPILLRGTATRSTFTKGRTNTRNPPNPMRLYHIACATASSAAKQRPPVRPRLPPPPVPPLPPPPPPLRPRPTFASPTQSSVAKQVVPVNKYASHSAASTRAGSPVQHQTYGSGRLSSSNRQSCRASSLSLTSLSSKARHLPRSPAPSPTPVKRSETFTRKSAGPAAAASSADLATSAEAERQVPTTTRTKLTRSRTFSKEDRVEIVKRDSSPRVFKPKSPSPAQSPERTTSKTPPVTTKLVPPATSQAEAAASISRSPPSVGATQMAIKSRGSKTSSRVMASTGTSSERLVSLTQPRDGNNDDEECEINGAPIADGDLRVVVVANGSLRRSSKPTPTKVTSDRGTETVQDSTASSKTSRSIMVQTTDI, from the coding sequence GCATCCCCAATCAGCAGCCGCAGAAGAAGGGAGTGTCACAAAATGGTTCGGTTCACGTCTGCTCTTGCAAACCTTCGCAGTCAAGAACCCATGCGACCAGGCTGAGCGCAACTCCGTCTAGCAGTCCGCAAATGCGGCGTACCGACCGACTTGTCTCCACCACATCTCTGAGGTCATCGGGCACAACTCCCGACAGCTCACCAAGGATGCTTCGAAAGAACGCGCCTTCTTACAGCCGAACGATCACGAAGACACTACCACAGCTACCACACTCGGGACGTTGTCGAAGCTTTGGCATGGGGCCCTTCACCACAGTGTACCGCAACCGCTTCGGTACGTTCACACGCATCACCAGCAGTCCACCAACGCGGCCGAGACTGTTGGTGTCCAGCAGTCCTATACTGCTTCGAGGTACCGCCACCAGGAGCACGTTTACCAAAGGACGCACAAACACGCGGAATCCACCGAATCCGATGAGGCTGTACCACATCGCCTGTGCCACGGCAAGCTCTGCAGCCAAGCAACGACCGCCAGTGAGACCTCGCTTACCGCCTCCTCCTGTGCCTcctctaccaccaccacctcctccgCTCCGGCCGAGACCAACTTTCGCAAGTCCAACGCAGAGTTCCGTGGCCAAACAGGTCGTGCCGGTCAACAAGTACGCATCGCATTCGGCAGCGTCCACCAGGGCTGGAAGCCCTGTGCAGCATCAAACGTACGGCTCCGGGAGGCTGTCCTCCTCGAACCGCCAGTCTTGCAGAGCCAGCAGCCTGTCTCTGACATCCCTGTCGTCAAAAGCGAGGCACCTACCAAGGAGTCCCGCGCCTTCTCCGACTCCGGTCAAGAGGAGTGAAACATTCACCAGAAAGAGTGCCGGCCCAGCCGCAGCTGCCAGTTCTGCTGACCTTGCCACTTCAGCCGAGGCAGAGCGACAAGTGCCTACAACTACCAGGACGAAGTTGACCAGGAGTCGCACTTTCTCCAAGGAAGACCGAGTGGAGATCGTTAAGAGAGACTCTTCTCCCAGAGTGTTCAAACCGAAGTCGCCGTCTCCAGCCCAATCTCCAGAGAGGACAACATCTAAGACGCCTCCGGTTACTACCAAACTAGTGCCACCAGCTACATCACAAGCAGAAGCTGCAGCGTCCATCTCCCGATCACCACCCAGCGTTGGCGCCACGCAGATGGCGATCAAGAGCAGAGGCTCAAAGACGTCATCGAGAGTGATGGCATCGACAGGGACATCCTCAGAGCGGTTGGTGTCGCTGACACAACCACGAGACGGCAACAACGATGACGAAGAATGCGAGATTAACGGCGCACCCATTGCCGATGGTGATTTGCGAGTCGTTGTCGTTGCTAACGGATCTCTTCGCAGGTCAAGCAAACCGACACCTACTAAAGTTACATCAGACAGAGGTACCGAAACTGTCCAGGATAGTACAGCCAGCTCAAAGACCTCCAGAAGCATCATGGTTCAGACTACCGACATTTAG